One segment of Drosophila mauritiana strain mau12 chromosome 3R, ASM438214v1, whole genome shotgun sequence DNA contains the following:
- the LOC117143329 gene encoding L-galactose dehydrogenase, with translation MWGSLPATFVKGFHDEEQVRRMEYRQLGSTGLRVSKIALGGATLSKLFSDDFDHEEGIRTVQEAIRSGINYIDTAPFYGQGKSEELLGQALKDVPREAYYIATKVARYELDPRKMFDYTAAKARESVKRSLELLQLDRVDILQVHDVDAAPSLDMVLNETIPVLEEYVQAGKARFIGVTAYDVDVLKECAERGKGRIQVVLNYARYTLLDNTLLRHMKAFQEMGVGVVCAAAHSLGLLSNAGPQSWHPGSPELLAVGKRGAEVCQQRNVELGKLAMYYTMQLDGAATFLIGIPNRKLLRINLDAVFDGLTPHEQEVLQYLRENVFTKSYSWGSTLSTVNMFK, from the exons ATGTGGGGATCACTGCCAGCTACGTTCGTCAAGGGTTTCCACGATGAGGAGCAGGTGCGTCGTATGGAGTACCGCCAACTGGGATCCACGGGTCTGCGAGTATCCAAAATTGCTTTGGGCGGTGCCACTCTCTCTAAGCTCTTCTCCGATGACTTTGATCACGAGGAGGGCATCCGCACGGTGCAGGAAGCCATTAGATCCGGTATTAACTACATAGACACAGCTCCCTTTTATGGCCAAGGCAAATCGGAGGAGCTGCTTGGCCAGGCGCTCAAGGATGTGCCCCGGGAGGCTTATTATATAGCCACTAAAGTTGCACGTTACGAGTTGGATCCAAGGAAGATGTTCGACTATACGGCTGCCAAAGCTCGGGAGAGTGTGAAACGGAGTCTGGAGCTGCTCCAGTTGGACAGGGTGGACATACTACAG GTTCATGACGTGGACGCGGCACCTAGTCTGGACATGGTGCTGAATGAGACCATACCCGTCCTTGAAGAGTACGTCCAGGCGGGTAAGGCTCGATTCATCGGTGTCACCGCCTACGATGTGGACGTGCTGAAGGAGTGTGCCGAGCGGGGCAAGGGTCGCATCCAAGTGGTGCTCAACTATGCCCGTTACACCCTGTTGGACAACACCTTGCTGCGCCACATGAAGGCCTTCCAGGAGATGGGCGTGGGCGTAGTCTGCGCGGCCGCCCACTCGCTGGGACTCCTAAGCAACGCTGGACCCCAGTCCTGGCATCCTGGCAGTCCGGAACTCCTGGCCGTGGGCAAACGGGGAGCCGAAGTCTGCCAGCAGAGGAACGTGGAGCTGGGAAAGCTCGCCATGTACTATACGATGCAACTGGATGGGGCGGCCACCTTCCTCATCGGCATCCCCAACCGAAAGCTGCTGCGGATTAACTTGGACGCGGTCTTCGACGGTCTCACTCCCCACGAACAGGAAGTGCTGCAGTATCTGCGCGAAAA CGTCTTTACCAAGTCCTACAGCTGGGGTTCCACTTTATCCACGGTTAACATGTTCAAATGA
- the LOC117143328 gene encoding L-galactose dehydrogenase, whose protein sequence is MSRTLPATYVKGFHDEEKVRQMEYRNLGKTGLQVSKVSFGGGALCANYGFNLEEGIQTVHEALKSGINYIDTAPWYGQGRSEEVLGLALKDVPRESYYIATKVARYELDYDNMFDFSAKKTRESVEKSLKLLGLDYVDVIQIHDIEFAKDLDIVINETLPTLEQLVKEGKARFIGVSAYPISVLKEFLTRTAGRLDTVLTYARYTLTDETLLKYLDFFKSQNLGIICAAAHALGLLTNAGPQPWHPASDEQKAIARKASEVCKERGVELGKLAMYYTMSGLPEVSTFLTGMQTRQLLRINLDANEVGLSDKEQEVLRYLKENVLTKPFDWEGNELEVYWAALKKK, encoded by the exons ATGTCTCGAACATTACCGGCTACCTATGTGAAGGGATTCCACGACGAGGAGAAGGTGCGCCAGATGGAATACCGCAATCTCGGAAAGACCGGCCTGCAAGTCTCGAAAGTCTCTTTCGGAGGCGGCGCCCTGTGCGCGAACTACGG ttttaatttggAGGAGGGAATTCAGACGGTGCACGAGGCCCTAAAGTCAGGCATCAACTACATTGACACTGCTCCCTGGTACGGTCAGGGTCGCTCCGAGGAGGTCCTGGGACTGGCACTAAAGGATGTGCCGCGGGAATCCTACTATATCGCCACGAAAGTGGCTCGCTACGAACTGGACTACGATAACATGTTCGACTTTAGTGCCAAGAAGACACGCGAAAGCGTGGAGAAGAGCTTGAAACTCCTGGGCCTGGACTACGTTGATGTCATCCAGATTCACGACATCGAGTTTGCCAAGGATCTGGACATTGTGATCAACGAGACACTGCCCACTCTGGAGCAGCTGGTCAAGGAGGGCAAGGCCAGGTTCATTGGAGTATCCGCTTACCCGATTTCGGTGCTCAAGGAGTTCCTGACCCGAACAGCCGGAAGACTCGAT ACGGTCCTCACCTATGCCAGATACACCCTGACCGATGAAACGCTCCTGAAGTACCTGGATTTCTTCAAGTCCCAGAACCTGGGCATCATCTGTGCCGCGGCTCATGCCCTCGGACTGCTGACCAATGCCGGTCCACAGCCATGGCATCCGGCCAGTGATGAGCAGAAGGCCATTGCCCGGAAGGCATCGGAGGTCTGCAAGGAACGCGGCGTGGAGCTGGGCAAGCTGGCCATGTACTACACGATGAGCGGACTGCCCGAGGTGAGCACCTTCCTCACGGGCATGCAGACGCGCCAGTTGCTGCGAATCAACCTGGATGCCAACGAAGTGGGCCTCAGCGATAAGGAGCAGGAAGTGCTGCGCTACCTGAAAGAAAA TGTTTTGACCAAGCCTTTCGATTGGGAGGGCAACGAACTGGAAGTATATTGGGCGGCCCTGAAGAAGAAATAA
- the LOC117143332 gene encoding uncharacterized protein LOC117143332 isoform X2: protein MSGLMNGFLLLFACNLLLAVHVSANKQQKNQNQEIWEQDLSDTFKIEGSDQGIQKVNLKCGADSMNVVLETEKPFTGVMYTRGSFYKQSAPCFMKPSSSQGSRTMEMNFQLDQCQTIRDGDLYTNIVVIQNDPELITPGDSAFSLECDFRQPRSLDVEASMQARDRNPQKLRGARGGARQRQ from the exons ATGTCGGGATTAATGAATGGCTTTCTGCTTTTGTTCGCCTGCAATTTGCTGTTGGCTGTGCACGTCTCCGCCAATAAGCAGcagaaaaatcaaaaccaaG AAATCTGGGAACAAGACCTTTCGGACACCTTTAAAATCGAGGGCAGCGACCAGGGCATTCAAAAGGTGAACCTCAAGTGCGGAGCAGACTCCATGAACGTGGTGCTGGAGACGGAGAAGCCCTTTACGGGCGTGATGTACACGCGTGGCAGTTTCTACAAGCAGTCTGCGCCGTGCTTCATGAAGCCATCTTCCAGCCAGGGATCCCGCACCATGGAGATGAACTTCCAGCTGGACCAGTGCCAGACGATCCGGGATGGTGACCTCTACACCAACATCGTGGTGATCCAGAACGACCCAGAGCTGATCACACCCGGAGATTCGGCCTTCTCGCTGGAATGCGACTTCCGGCAGCCTCGCAGCCTGGACGTGGAGGCCAGCATGCAGGCCAGGGACAG AAACCCACAAAAATTGCGCGGAGCACGCGGTGGAGCCCGCCAGCGCCAATAG
- the LOC117143332 gene encoding uncharacterized protein LOC117143332 isoform X3: MSGLMNGFLLLFACNLLLAVHVSANKQQKNQNQEIWEQDLSDTFKIEGSDQGIQKVNLKCGADSMNVVLETEKPFTGVMYTRGSFYKQSAPCFMKPSSSQGSRTMEMNFQLDQCQTIRDGDLYTNIVVIQNDPELITPGDSAFSLECDFRQPRSLDVEASMQARDRKLAQNATQAPTEAN, translated from the exons ATGTCGGGATTAATGAATGGCTTTCTGCTTTTGTTCGCCTGCAATTTGCTGTTGGCTGTGCACGTCTCCGCCAATAAGCAGcagaaaaatcaaaaccaaG AAATCTGGGAACAAGACCTTTCGGACACCTTTAAAATCGAGGGCAGCGACCAGGGCATTCAAAAGGTGAACCTCAAGTGCGGAGCAGACTCCATGAACGTGGTGCTGGAGACGGAGAAGCCCTTTACGGGCGTGATGTACACGCGTGGCAGTTTCTACAAGCAGTCTGCGCCGTGCTTCATGAAGCCATCTTCCAGCCAGGGATCCCGCACCATGGAGATGAACTTCCAGCTGGACCAGTGCCAGACGATCCGGGATGGTGACCTCTACACCAACATCGTGGTGATCCAGAACGACCCAGAGCTGATCACACCCGGAGATTCGGCCTTCTCGCTGGAATGCGACTTCCGGCAGCCTCGCAGCCTGGACGTGGAGGCCAGCATGCAGGCCAGGGACAG GAAATTAGCACAGAATGCGACGCAGGCGCCAACGGAAGCAAATTGA
- the LOC117143332 gene encoding uncharacterized protein LOC117143332 isoform X1 codes for MSGLMNGFLLLFACNLLLAVHVSANKQQKNQNQEIWEQDLSDTFKIEGSDQGIQKVNLKCGADSMNVVLETEKPFTGVMYTRGSFYKQSAPCFMKPSSSQGSRTMEMNFQLDQCQTIRDGDLYTNIVVIQNDPELITPGDSAFSLECDFRQPRSLDVEASMQARDRVATGSKITLTSPDPAAPTEHLHNSVVSNSDSVAYIPKFSRPNRTIHLGSVEEVTLPSSSSQARDEL; via the exons ATGTCGGGATTAATGAATGGCTTTCTGCTTTTGTTCGCCTGCAATTTGCTGTTGGCTGTGCACGTCTCCGCCAATAAGCAGcagaaaaatcaaaaccaaG AAATCTGGGAACAAGACCTTTCGGACACCTTTAAAATCGAGGGCAGCGACCAGGGCATTCAAAAGGTGAACCTCAAGTGCGGAGCAGACTCCATGAACGTGGTGCTGGAGACGGAGAAGCCCTTTACGGGCGTGATGTACACGCGTGGCAGTTTCTACAAGCAGTCTGCGCCGTGCTTCATGAAGCCATCTTCCAGCCAGGGATCCCGCACCATGGAGATGAACTTCCAGCTGGACCAGTGCCAGACGATCCGGGATGGTGACCTCTACACCAACATCGTGGTGATCCAGAACGACCCAGAGCTGATCACACCCGGAGATTCGGCCTTCTCGCTGGAATGCGACTTCCGGCAGCCTCGCAGCCTGGACGTGGAGGCCAGCATGCAGGCCAGGGACAG AGTGGCCACTGGTTCGAAAATTACACTCACAAGTCCTGATCCCGCGGCACCCACGGAACACCTACACAACTCGGTGGTCAGCAACAGCGACTCGGTCGCATACATACCAAAGTTCAGTCGGCCAAATAGAACCATACACCTGGGCTCCGTGGAGGAAGTGACGCTGCCATCGTCGTCCTCCCAGGCGCGAGATGAGCTCTAG
- the LOC117143327 gene encoding solute carrier family 35 member F6 codes for MDHRVFLSLIFVLSGTFNVLVVKWANQQQVIGSDGKLHGFQHPVVFTLLMFLGEFLCFVAFKVIRLISSRRGVVSDLDSILSQDSSEFRPVSMLLPTLLDAAASILLFTGLYLTYATSFQMIRGAALIFVGIFSTMFLNHTLTGRHWLAIFTISCGLLDIISLDVHRVEYDLVTLPYTDYKSILTGDLLIIIAEILHGLQYVCEEKQLKTSNVAPLQAAGWQGIFGLGITSLLAICLNFLPSIDPFSCSSRAVFDDWGDLFAALQGSISLIMALIAFTISCAMYNFIGLYIAMYSSSANRLLADGLRVYFIWVFVIIMEWEYMNLVTIMGFLILQMGIILYRQALFLDWYRAALARWYRARYVDLGTENAAAPNSRPADVI; via the exons ATGGATCATCGTGTTTTCCTGTCGCTGATATTTGTGCTCAGCGGCACCTTCAACGTTCTGGTGGTGAA GTGGGCCAATCAACAACAGGTAATCGGCAGCGATGGAAAACTTCATGGATTCCAACATCCAGTGGTGTTCACACTGCTCATGTTCCTGGGCGAGTTCCTGTGctttgtggccttcaaggTGATCCGCCTGATCTCCAGTCGTCGTGGA GTCGTATCCGATCTGGATAGCATCTTGTCGCAGGACAGCAGTGAGTTCCGCCCTGTGAGCATGCTACTGCCCACCTTGCTAGATGCGGCAGCCTCCATTCTGTTGTTCACCGGACTTTACTTGACATACGCCACCAGCTTTCAGATGATAAGAG GCGCCGCCCTGATCTTTGTGGGCATCTTTAGCACCATGTTTCTGAACCACACGCTGACCGGACGGCACTGGTTGGCCATATTTACGATATCCTGCGGCCTGCTGGACATTATCAGTCTGGACGTCCATCGCGTTGAATACGACCTGGTTACGTTGCCTTACACGGACTACAAATCCATTCTGACCGGCGACTTACTCATCATCATTGCTGAGATTCTGCACGGACTGCAGTATGTTTGCGAGGAGAAACAGCTTAAAACCTCGAATGTTGCTCCTTTGCAAGCTGCTGGCTGGCAGGGAATCTTCGGCTTGGGCATCACCTCGCTGCTGGCCATTTGCTTGAACTTCCTGCCGAGCATTGATCCATTCAGCTGTAGTTCACGTGCAGTTTTCGACGATTGGGGTGATCTCTTTGCGGCTCTGCAGGGGAGTATCTCATTGATTATGGCTCTGATTGCCTTCACCATCTCATGTGCCATGTACAACTTCATTGGACTGTACATAGCGATGTACTCGTCCAGCGCCAATCGGCTTCTGGCCGATGGCCTACGCGTGTACTTCATCTGGGTGTTCGTGATTATCATGGAGTGGGAGTACATGAACCTGGTCACGATCATGGGCTTCCTCATCCTGCAAATGGGTATCATCCTCTACCGACAGGCCCTATTCCTCGACTGGTATCGAGCTGCATTGGCCCGCTGGTATCGTGCTCGTTACGTGGATTTGGGTACTGAGAATGCGGCTGCTCCGAACAGCCGGCCAGCGGATGTGATCTAA
- the LOC117143331 gene encoding mitochondrial glutamate carrier 1 isoform X2 has product MESACTPACDADCFRKTIASEGYFGMYRGSAVNIVLITPEKAIKLTANDFFRYHLASDDGVIPLTRATLAGGLAGLFQIVVTTPMELLKIQMQDSGRLAAADRAAGREVKKITALGLTKTLLRERGIFGLYKGVGATGVRDITFSMVYFPLMACINDQGPRKSDGSGEAVFYWSLIAGLVSGMTSAFMVTPFDVVKTRLQADGEKKFKGIMDCVNRTLKEEGIQAFFKGGLCRIMVLAPLFGIAQMFYFLGVGEKILGIERTKSV; this is encoded by the exons ATGGAGAGCGCATGTACACCAGCATGTGA CGCCGACTGTTTTCGAAAGACTATCGCCAGCGAAGGCTACTTTGGAATGTACAGAGGCTCAGCTGTGAACATCGTGCTGATTACGCCCGAGAAAGCCATCAAGTTGACCGCCAACGACTTCTTTCGGTATCATCTGGCTTCCGATGACGGGGTTATTCCGTTGACGCGGGCTACATTGGCCGGCGGCCTGGCCGGGCTCTTTCAGATCGTGGTCACCACGCCCATGGAGCTCCTCAAGATACAGATGCAGGACTCGGGGCGGTTGGCTGCGGCCGACCGAGCGGCAGGACGAGAGGTGAAAAAAATAACGGCCTTGGGCCTGACCAAGACGCTACTTCGTGAGCGTGGAATCTTCGGCTTGTACAAGGGTGTGGGCGCCACTGGTGTGCGGGACATCACGTTCTCGATGGTGTACTTTCCGTTAATGGCCTGCATAAATGACCAAGGTCCACGCAAGTCGGATGGTTCTGGGGAAGCGGTTTTCTACTGGTCTCTGATAGCTGGACTCGTGTCCGGAATGACTTCTGCCTTTATGGTCACCCCTTTTGATGTGGTCAAGACTCGTCTGCAGGCCGATGGCGAGAAGAAGTTCAAAGGCATCATGGATTGTGTGAATAGGACCCTTAAGGAAGAGGGCATACAGGCATTCTTTAAGGGCGGTCTATGTCGGATTATGGTGCTGGCTCCACTATTTGGTATCGCGCAAATGTTTTACTTTTTAGGTGTGGGCGAAAAGATTCTGGGCATCGAGCGAACGAAATCTGTGTAA
- the LOC117143331 gene encoding mitochondrial glutamate carrier 1 isoform X1, which translates to MLEQVEQKNQEPKKPQKFNVFPKIINGGVAGIIGVACVYPLDMVKTRLQNQPIGPNGERMYTSIADCFRKTIASEGYFGMYRGSAVNIVLITPEKAIKLTANDFFRYHLASDDGVIPLTRATLAGGLAGLFQIVVTTPMELLKIQMQDSGRLAAADRAAGREVKKITALGLTKTLLRERGIFGLYKGVGATGVRDITFSMVYFPLMACINDQGPRKSDGSGEAVFYWSLIAGLVSGMTSAFMVTPFDVVKTRLQADGEKKFKGIMDCVNRTLKEEGIQAFFKGGLCRIMVLAPLFGIAQMFYFLGVGEKILGIERTKSV; encoded by the exons atgttggaACAAGTTGAGCAAAAGAATCAAGAGCCAAAAAAACCGCAAAAGTTTAA CGTTTTTCCGAAAATTATAAATGGCGGCGTCGCCGGTATTATTGGAGTGGCATGCGTCTACCCACTGGACATGGTTAAGACGCGACTGCAAAACCAGCCAATAGGTCCCAATGGAGAGCGCATGTACACCAGCAT CGCCGACTGTTTTCGAAAGACTATCGCCAGCGAAGGCTACTTTGGAATGTACAGAGGCTCAGCTGTGAACATCGTGCTGATTACGCCCGAGAAAGCCATCAAGTTGACCGCCAACGACTTCTTTCGGTATCATCTGGCTTCCGATGACGGGGTTATTCCGTTGACGCGGGCTACATTGGCCGGCGGCCTGGCCGGGCTCTTTCAGATCGTGGTCACCACGCCCATGGAGCTCCTCAAGATACAGATGCAGGACTCGGGGCGGTTGGCTGCGGCCGACCGAGCGGCAGGACGAGAGGTGAAAAAAATAACGGCCTTGGGCCTGACCAAGACGCTACTTCGTGAGCGTGGAATCTTCGGCTTGTACAAGGGTGTGGGCGCCACTGGTGTGCGGGACATCACGTTCTCGATGGTGTACTTTCCGTTAATGGCCTGCATAAATGACCAAGGTCCACGCAAGTCGGATGGTTCTGGGGAAGCGGTTTTCTACTGGTCTCTGATAGCTGGACTCGTGTCCGGAATGACTTCTGCCTTTATGGTCACCCCTTTTGATGTGGTCAAGACTCGTCTGCAGGCCGATGGCGAGAAGAAGTTCAAAGGCATCATGGATTGTGTGAATAGGACCCTTAAGGAAGAGGGCATACAGGCATTCTTTAAGGGCGGTCTATGTCGGATTATGGTGCTGGCTCCACTATTTGGTATCGCGCAAATGTTTTACTTTTTAGGTGTGGGCGAAAAGATTCTGGGCATCGAGCGAACGAAATCTGTGTAA
- the LOC117143330 gene encoding mitochondrial glutamate carrier 1 — protein sequence MSSSGTIATTLPQPQHQQFALLPKIINGGIAGIIGVTCVFPLDLVKTRLQNQQIGPNGERMYNSMFDCFRKTYKAEGYFGMYRGSGVNILLITPEKAIKLTANDYFRHKLTTKDGKLPLTSQMVAGGLAGAFQIIVTTPMELLKIQMQDAGRVAAAAKLAGKTVEKVSATQLASQLIKDKGIFGLYKGIGATGLRDVTFSIIYFPLFATLNDLGPRRNDGSGEAVFWCSFLAGLAAGSTAALAVNPFDVVKTRLQAIKKADGEKEFKGISDCITKTLKHEGPTAFFKGGLCRMIVIAPLFGIAQTVYYLGVAEGLLGYQKK from the exons ATGTCGAGCAGTGGAACCATCGCAACAACGCTGCCGCAGCCGCAGCACCAGCAATTCGC CCTGCTCCCGAAGATCATTAACGGCGGAATCGCGGGAATCATCGGAGTGACATGCGTCTTCCCACTGGACTTGGTCAAGACGAGGCTGCAGAACCAGCAGATCGGACCCAATGGCGAACGCATGTACAACAGCAT GTTCGACTGCTTCCGCAAGACGTACAAGGCCGAAGGATACTTTGGCATGTACCGCGGCTCTGGCGTGAACATCCTACTGATCACACCTGAGAAGGCTATCAAGTTGACCGCCAACGACTACTTCCGCCACAAGCTGACCACCAAGGATGGCAAACTTCCGCTGACCAGTCAGATGGTTGCCGGCGGTTTGGCCGGAGCATTCCAGATTATCGTCACCACGCCCATGGAGCTGCTCAAGATCCAGATGCAGGATGCGGGTCgcgtggcggcggcggccaaGTTGGCTGGCAAGACGGTGGAGAAGGTGTCGGCCACCCAATTGGCTTCGCAGCTTATCAAGGACAAGGGCATTTTTGGCCTGTACAAGGGTATTGGTGCCACAGGACTTCGAGATGTCACCTTCTCCATCATTTACTTCCCCCTGTTCGCTACTCTCAATGACCTGGGTCCACGACGAAACGATGGATCTGGCGAGGCTGTGTTCTG GTGCTCCTTCCTGGCGGGATTGGCGGCCGGTTCCACCGCTGCGCTCGCAGTTAATCCCTTCGACGTGGTCAAGACGCGCCTGCAGGCGATTAAGAAGGCCGACGGCGAGAAGGAGTTCAAGGGCATATCCGATTGTATCAC TAAGACACTGAAGCACGAGGGACCCACCGCCTTCTTCAAGGGCGGCCTGTGCCGAATGATTGTGATTGCTCCTCTGTTCGGAATCGCTCAAACGGTCTACTATCTGGGCGTGGCCGAGGGCCTGCTGGGCTATCAGAAAAAGTAG